One stretch of Punica granatum isolate Tunisia-2019 chromosome 5, ASM765513v2, whole genome shotgun sequence DNA includes these proteins:
- the LOC116209214 gene encoding L-type lectin-domain containing receptor kinase IV.1-like yields MAFLAHTMISQLLLALVFLRAGLGSGQGFGFTFNGFRPVDLDLDGIAEITPNGLLRLTNESDQSTSHACYPHPITFKNWTEGSVFSFCTTFVFALISENPNRGHGIAFLAAPQMGFPGSLPSQYLGLFNATSNGNTTNHVFAIELDTIESTEFQDINNNHVGIDINSLVSAHAAPAGYYPDGGAGKFENLTLISGRPMQVWVDYDGTEKRINVTLAPFNAARPSIPLLSLSLDLSPIVKKTMFVGFSSSTGSFTSSHYILGWSFQMNGQLEGLALSELPNLPQIGKKPTSKLLTIAVPIICLFSISVLILGLVSYIRRKRKFAEILEDWELKYGPHRFKYKDLYIATRGFGDQGLLGAGGFGRVYRGVLPTSNTEVAVKRISHDSRQGMREFVAEIVSIGHLRHRNLVALLGYCRRKGELFLVYDYMPNGSLDKYLFNQPKVTLNWTQRFRVIKGVASGLLYLHEGWDQVVIHRDIKASNILLDAELNGRLADFGLARLYDHGIDPQSTQVMGTLGYLAPEHTRTSKATKTTDVFSFGAFLLEMATGRRPIEPRGTQDVILVDWVFSYWSRGREILEARDPNLGEDFVAEEVELALMLGLVCSHSVPGARPTMRQAVQYLEADLPMQDLSSSLISFHSSRVRFAHQEAFDDFVRSQPCSTDKAFSVSSSIADSLLFSER; encoded by the coding sequence ATGGCCTTTCTAGCACACACCATGATTTCCCAGCTCCTCCTTGCGCTGGTTTTTCTCCGAGCAGGACTTGGATCAGGCCAAGGCTTTGGATTCACGTTCAACGGTTTCCGGCCAGTTGACCTAGACCTCGATGGAATTGCAGAGATCACTCCGAATGGCCTGCTCAGACTGACAAATGAATCAGACCAAAGTACTAGCCATGCATGTTATCCCCACCCAATAACCTTCAAGAACTGGACGGAAGGCTCGGTCTTCTCCTTCTGTACCACGTTTGTGTTTGCTCTCATCTCCGAGAACCCAAACCGTGGCCATGGGATCGCCTTCTTGGCCGCCCCCCAGATGGGCTTTCCCGGGAGCCTTCCAAGCCAGTACCTTGGACTCTTTAATGCGACCAGTAATGGGAACACTACCAACCATGTGTTTGCCATCGAGCTGGACACGATAGAGAGCACTGAGTTCCAGGACATCAACAATAATCATGTCGGGATCGACATCAACAGCCTGGTCTCTGCCCACGCTGCTCCAGCAGGGTACTACCCTGATGGTGGTGCTGGAAAATTTGAAAACCTGACTCTTATCAGCGGCCGACCTATGCAAGTCTGGGTGGACTATGACGGGACTGAGAAGAGAATTAATGTAACTTTAGCGCCCTTTAACGCTGCTAGACCGAGCATTCCTCTCCTGTCCCTATCGCTAGATCTCTCACCAATCGTTAAGAAGACCATGTTTGTTGGGTTCTCATCATCGACGGGTTCATTCACAAGTTCCCATTACATTCTCGGCTGGAGCTTCCAGATGAATGGACAGTTAGAGGGGCTTGCTTTGTCTGAGCTTCCTAACCTTCCCCAAATAGGAAAGAAGCCGACTTCTAAGCTGCTGACAATCGCAGTTCCCATAATATGCTTATTTTCCATTTCCGTGTTAATCTTGGGACTGGTCTCTTACATtaggagaaagaggaagttTGCAGAGATTCTTGAAGACTGGGAACTCAAGTATGGGCCCCACCGGTTCAAGTACAAGGATCTGTACATCGCCACGAGGGGATTCGGGGACCAGGGATTGTTAGGTGCAGGTGGTTTTGGGAGGGTCTACCGAGGGGTGCTGCCCACTTCAAACACCGAGGTCGCTGTGAAGAGGATCTCTCATGATTCCAGGCAAGGGATGCGGGAATTTGTCGCGGAGATAGTCAGCATTGGTCACCTCCGGCATCGGAACCTAGTCGCACTTCTTGGATATTGCCGGAGGAAGGGTGAGCTCTTTTTGGTGTATGATTACATGCCGAATGGGAGCCTCGACAAGTACCTCTTCAACCAGCCAAAAGTCACCCTCAATTGGACCCAAAGGTTTAGGGTCATAAAGGGTGTGGCCTCAGGACTCCTGTACCTCCACGAAGGGTGGGACCAGGTCGTGATCCACCGCGACATTAAGGCAAGCAACATTCTTCTTGATGCTGAATTGAACGGGAGATTAGCAGATTTCGGGCTTGCAAGGTTGTATGACCACGGGATTGATCCTCAGAGCACCCAAGTCATGGGGACTCTAGGGTACCTTGCTCCTGAACATACCAGGACCAGCAAGGCCACGAAGACCACCGATGTCTTCAGTTTTGGGGCTTTCCTCCTTGAGATGGCTACTGGAAGGAGGCCGATCGAGCCACGAGGGACTCAGGACGTGATCTTGGTCGACTGGGTGTTCTCCTACTGGAGCAGAGGAAGAGAGATTCTGGAGGCGAGGGACCCGAACTTGGGTGAAGACTTTGTGGCCGAGGAAGTTGAGCTGGCGCTGATGCTGGGCCTGGTATGCTCTCACTCGGTGCCTGGTGCGAGGCCTACGATGCGTCAAGCGGTACAGTACTTGGAAGCAGACCTGCCAATGCAGGACTTATCATCCTCCCTGATCAGTTTTCATTCGAGTAGGGTAAGGTTCGCACATCAAGAGGCATTCGATGATTTTGTTAGGTCGCAACCTTGTTCAACGGACAAGGCATTCTCAGTTTCTTCCTCTATTGCAGATTCCCTTCTCTTTAGTGAGAGATAA
- the LOC116209213 gene encoding L-type lectin-domain containing receptor kinase IV.1-like, whose translation MDFVALATISEFLLMLVFLQAGAGSDQGIGFTFNGFQSVKLELDGIAEFTNNGLLRLTNETRQMIGHAFYPDPVPFKNSSEGSVFSFSTTFVFAIISKGPAVGGPGIAFVAAPQRGLPGAFPSTYLGLFNVTNNGDPTNHVFAIELDTVQSPDFKDINDNHVGIDINGLVSAESASAGYYPDGGAGKFENLTLLSGRPMQVWVDYDGIEKRIEVTLAPFKAVRPSTPLLSLSLDLSTIVKETMFVGFSSSTVLILGLLYYVRRKRKYAEVLEDWELQYGPHRFKYKDLYTATGGFGDQELLGTGGFGSVYRGILPTSKFEIAVKRISHNSKQGIREFVAEIVSLGRLRHRNLVTLLGYCRRKGELLLVYDYMPNGSLDKHLFNQPKVTLNWTQRFRVIRGVASGLSYLHEGWDQIVIHRDIKSSNVLLDAELNGRLGDFGLARLYEHGTDPQTTHVVGTHGYLAPEHTRTGRATKATDVFAFGAFLLEVATGRRPIEARGTEDLILVDWVFYCWSRGGEILEARDPNLGEEFVAQEVELVLKLGLVCSHPEPGVRPTMQQAVQYLEGDAPIQHLSSSLDTYSSGLRIKHGMEFDDCVMLHPSSLDNGFSTSSTVADSLLSGGR comes from the exons ATGGATTTTGTTGCACTGGCCACCATTTCTGAGTTTCTTCTCATGTTGGTCTTTCTCCAAGCAGGAGCAGGGTCAGATCAAGGGATCGGGTTCACTTTCAACGGCTTCCAATCGGTTAAGTTGGAGCTGGATGGGATTGCAGAATTCACCAACAATGGCCTCCTCAGGTTGACAAACGAAACAAGGCAGATGATAGGCCACGCGTTTTATCCCGACCCAGTGCCCTTCAAGAACTCAAGTGAGGGCTctgtcttctccttctccaccACGTTCGTGTTTGCAATCATCTCCAAGGGCCCAGCTGTGGGTGGACCAGGGATTGCCTTCGTGGCCGCCCCCCAAAGGGGCCTTCCCGGCGCATTTCCAAGCACGTACCTTGGACTCTTTAATGTGACAAATAACGGGGACCCCACTAATCACGTATTTGCCATCGAGCTCGACACGGTGCAGAGCCCTGACTTTAAGGACATCAATGATAATCATGTTGGGATTGACATCAACGGGTTGGTCTCAGCCGAATCTGCTTCGGCAGGTTACTATCCCGATGGTGGTGCTGGAAAATTTGAGAACCTGACTCTGCTCAGCGGCCGACCTATGCAAGTCTGGGTGGACTATGATGGGATCGAGAAGAGAATCGAGGTAACCTTAGCACCCTTCAAGGCTGTGAGACCAAGCACTCCACTCCTCTCCCTGTCGCTTGATCTCTCGACAATCGTAAAGGAGACCATGTTTGTTGGGTTCTCATCCTCGACAG TGTTAATCTTGGGATTGCTCTATTACGTTagaagaaagaggaagtatgcAGAGGTTCTTGAGGACTGGGAACTCCAGTACGGGCCCCACCGGTTCAAGTACAAGGATCTCTACACCGCGACGGGGGGATTCGGGGACCAGGAGCTGTTGGGGACCGGTGGTTTTGGGAGTGTCTACAGAGGGATACTACCCACTTCAAAGTTTGAGATCGCTGTGAAGAGGATCTCTCATAATTCCAAGCAAGGGATCCGGGAATTTGTGGCGGAGATCGTTAGCCTTGGCCGGCTCCGGCACCGCAACCTAGTCACACTCCTTGGGTACTGCCGGAGGAAGGGTGAGCTCCTTTTGGTGTACGATTATATGCCGAATGGGAGCCTCGACAAGCACCTCTTCAACCAACCCAAAGTCACCCTCAATTGGACCCAAAGGTTTAGGGTCATAAGGGGTGTGGCCTCAGGGCTCTCGTACCTCCATGAAGGGTGGGACCAGATTGTGATTCACCGAGATATTAAGTCAAGTAATGTCCTTCTCGATGCCGAATTGAATGGGAGATTAGGAGATTTCGGGCTTGCAAGGCTGTATGAACACGGCACCGATCCACAGACCACCCACGTGGTGGGAACTCACGGGTACCTTGCTCCGGAGCACACCAGGACAGGCAGGGCCACGAAGGCTACAGATGTCTTTGCATTCGGGGCATTCCTGCTAGAGGTGGCAACTGGAAGGAGGCCGATCGAGGCAAGAGGTACTGAGGATCTGATATTGGTTGACTGGGTCTTCTACTGCTGGAGCAGAGGAGGGGAGATTCTCGAGGCAAGGGACCCAAACCTGGGTGAAGAGTTCGTGGCCCAGGAAGTTGAGCTGGTGCTGAAGCTGGGCCTGGTGTGCTCGCACCCAGAGCCTGGTGTGAGGCCAACTATGCAGCAAGCAGTGCAATACTTGGAAGGAGACGCGCCAATACAGCACCTATCCTCCTCCCTTGACACCTATTCGAGTGGATTAAGGATCAAACATGGAATGGAATTTGATGATTGTGTTATGCTGCACCCTTCCTCATTGGACAATGGATTCTCAACCTCGTCCACTGTGGCAGACTCACTTCTGTCAGGTGGAAGATGA